Proteins from a genomic interval of Psychrobacter urativorans:
- a CDS encoding type 1 glutamine amidotransferase: MTLCIHALFHTDYEDLSFIKQWAINYNHMLTITRSYNNDLLPEHDSFDWLIVMGGPMSVHDEEKYSWLVNEKRLIKQSIDNGKTVIGICLGAQLIAHCLDANVQPANVKEIGWLPIRLTTEGQSHPLLQDLSKQDFTVFHFHGDGFDCPEGASIIATSEVWANQGFIYQTPQHKALGTWVMGWQCHFEVTKESLAKMVANGNGAIQSGLINYPETVQSTAEIIARSDQYISDNNAKLAAILNRMANSG; the protein is encoded by the coding sequence ATGACGCTATGCATCCACGCCCTATTCCATACCGATTATGAAGACCTTAGCTTTATCAAACAGTGGGCTATTAACTACAACCATATGCTCACTATCACTCGCTCTTACAATAACGATTTATTGCCAGAGCACGATAGTTTTGATTGGCTCATCGTGATGGGTGGACCAATGAGTGTACACGATGAGGAAAAATATTCTTGGTTAGTCAATGAAAAACGCTTGATTAAACAGAGTATTGATAATGGCAAAACAGTTATCGGAATTTGTTTAGGGGCGCAACTTATTGCGCATTGTTTGGACGCTAACGTCCAGCCAGCTAACGTAAAAGAGATCGGTTGGCTGCCCATTCGATTAACGACAGAAGGACAATCACATCCCTTATTACAGGATTTATCTAAGCAAGATTTCACTGTCTTTCACTTTCATGGTGATGGTTTTGACTGTCCAGAAGGGGCTAGTATTATTGCAACATCAGAGGTTTGGGCGAACCAAGGATTTATCTACCAAACTCCGCAGCATAAAGCGCTTGGCACTTGGGTAATGGGCTGGCAGTGTCATTTTGAAGTGACCAAAGAAAGCCTTGCTAAGATGGTCGCAAATGGCAATGGCGCTATCCAAAGTGGACTTATCAATTATCCCGAAACTGTACAATCAACGGCTGAAATAATAGCGCGTAGTGATCAATATATTTCAGACAATAATGCAAAATTAGCCGCTATACTAAATCGGATGGCAAATAGCGGATAA
- a CDS encoding XRE family transcriptional regulator has product MKSNFEFNKHRLKIAKDLKGKTNKDLANILSCTEVTISNYLNEKKSSIPDFEKVVALSESLNLPFSFFNSTFKTQVIDEQIFFRSYSRIKAQHRNSARAYSEFAIQTLEYFDKRISNLPTFQGFDIDTLVNEPEKSALTLRGDWQLGILPIKNIIALLESHGIAVFRLPIEVKEVDAFSFYHDGRPIVFLNTAKSAERMRFDAAHELGHLVLHSDDKNVLENMKDKEHEADRFASSFLMPKEAFIAMAPNNLNLANLISYKKYWKVSLAAMNYNLHTNGLLTDWLYRSNCIEFSKQGYNKSEPEPIEREKPILLNKIVKVLLEKEGRNFYENIDFGYQILDDITFKLISENTKPKLRLL; this is encoded by the coding sequence ATGAAGAGTAACTTTGAATTTAATAAACACCGGTTAAAAATAGCTAAGGATTTAAAGGGTAAAACAAATAAAGATTTAGCTAACATTTTGTCTTGTACAGAAGTTACTATTTCAAACTATCTGAATGAAAAAAAATCTTCAATTCCTGACTTTGAAAAAGTAGTGGCTTTAAGTGAATCATTAAATTTACCCTTTAGTTTTTTTAACTCCACTTTTAAAACACAAGTAATAGATGAGCAGATATTCTTCCGTTCCTATAGTCGCATAAAAGCTCAACATAGGAATTCTGCGCGGGCTTATAGTGAATTTGCAATTCAAACTTTAGAGTATTTTGATAAGAGAATTTCTAACCTTCCTACTTTTCAAGGTTTTGATATTGATACTCTAGTGAATGAGCCTGAAAAATCTGCTTTAACGCTCCGTGGTGATTGGCAATTAGGCATTTTACCGATTAAAAATATTATAGCTTTACTTGAATCACACGGTATCGCAGTATTTCGTTTACCGATTGAAGTAAAAGAGGTTGACGCATTTTCTTTTTATCATGATGGACGACCTATAGTATTTTTGAATACAGCCAAGTCAGCAGAAAGAATGCGTTTTGATGCTGCTCATGAGCTTGGTCACTTAGTTCTCCATAGTGATGATAAAAATGTACTTGAGAATATGAAAGACAAAGAGCACGAAGCTGATAGGTTTGCATCCAGCTTCTTGATGCCGAAAGAAGCATTTATTGCTATGGCTCCAAATAATCTAAATCTAGCTAACTTAATAAGCTATAAGAAATATTGGAAAGTATCTCTTGCGGCTATGAATTATAACTTACACACCAATGGATTATTAACCGATTGGCTTTATCGTTCTAATTGTATAGAGTTTAGCAAGCAAGGATATAATAAATCAGAACCCGAACCTATTGAACGTGAGAAACCTATTCTATTGAATAAGATCGTTAAAGTTCTTTTAGAAAAGGAAGGTAGGAACTTCTATGAGAATATTGATTTTGGTTATCAAATTTTAGATGATATAACGTTCAAATTAATCAGTGAAAACACTAAGCCCAAGCTAAGATTACTGTAG
- a CDS encoding FAD-dependent monooxygenase — protein sequence MSHYNNDITSPEGASTLSKTKSNATEVLIVGAGPTGLVQALWLNEQGIKVRIIDKSAQAGSQSRALVVQARTLELYRQLGLADKVVQEGYRSAGINLWSQGKKRAHLTLGEMGKTITPYPFILIYPQDKHEKLLEQELANRQIIVERGVELIDFVSQDTTDTAKVTAKIRHKNGYEESVISRFLVGCDGASSTVRKTLNADFAGGTYEQIFFVADVDTSVNPFEGEIQVVFEGADFLLVMPYGEHGTIRLVSSVSPKRTPTTEADIKALTFKDIDTTALDSIGIKVTSVNWFSSYKVHHRVTDHFRHGSVFLIGDAAHVHSPAGGQGMNTGIGDAINLAWKLAAVLKGQAPDTILDSIESERRVFAHKLVDTTDRLFKFVTAQGALADFVRTHIAPTVVKFSWHNDFVREMLFKTISQTQMNYADSELSFGTVGDIHAGERLPYVQFDKQDNYDSLRMISWQLHVYGEPTAALQQWCEFNNINLITFVWRDEFATAGLTKDAIYLLRPDSYIAVVCANADISVLDNYLESRGFKLYSLATS from the coding sequence ATGTCTCATTATAATAACGATATCACGTCCCCTGAAGGCGCTAGCACGCTCAGTAAGACTAAGTCTAACGCCACAGAGGTATTGATTGTAGGCGCAGGACCTACAGGACTGGTACAGGCGCTTTGGCTCAATGAGCAGGGCATAAAGGTGCGTATTATTGATAAATCAGCGCAGGCAGGTTCGCAGTCCAGAGCCTTAGTCGTTCAAGCTCGAACCTTAGAGCTGTATCGTCAGTTAGGTCTTGCAGACAAAGTAGTGCAGGAGGGCTATCGCAGTGCAGGAATCAACCTTTGGTCGCAGGGGAAAAAAAGAGCACACCTTACGCTAGGTGAGATGGGGAAGACTATCACGCCATATCCTTTTATTTTGATATATCCGCAGGACAAGCATGAGAAGCTATTAGAGCAAGAGCTAGCTAACCGTCAAATCATCGTCGAAAGGGGAGTCGAGCTGATAGATTTTGTATCCCAAGATACGACAGACACAGCAAAAGTCACAGCAAAAATACGTCACAAAAATGGCTATGAAGAGTCTGTGATCAGTCGCTTTTTGGTTGGTTGTGATGGCGCTAGCTCAACGGTACGTAAAACACTGAATGCTGATTTTGCAGGCGGCACGTACGAGCAGATATTTTTTGTGGCAGATGTGGATACTAGCGTCAATCCATTTGAGGGCGAGATTCAAGTCGTGTTTGAAGGCGCGGATTTTTTATTGGTGATGCCGTATGGCGAGCATGGGACGATACGCTTAGTGAGCAGCGTCAGTCCAAAGCGCACGCCAACGACAGAAGCTGATATCAAGGCGCTAACCTTTAAAGATATCGATACCACTGCGCTTGATTCTATCGGCATCAAGGTCACCTCGGTCAATTGGTTCTCATCATATAAAGTCCATCACCGCGTCACGGATCATTTCCGTCATGGTTCCGTCTTTTTGATCGGAGATGCGGCTCACGTTCATAGTCCCGCAGGGGGACAAGGTATGAATACTGGTATCGGTGATGCGATCAATTTAGCTTGGAAATTGGCGGCAGTCTTAAAAGGGCAAGCACCAGATACTATATTAGATAGTATTGAATCTGAGCGCAGAGTATTCGCGCATAAACTCGTCGATACTACTGATAGATTATTCAAGTTCGTCACTGCTCAAGGGGCATTGGCTGATTTTGTTCGGACACATATAGCACCAACGGTGGTAAAATTTAGTTGGCATAATGACTTTGTGCGGGAGATGCTGTTCAAAACCATTTCACAAACTCAAATGAATTACGCTGACAGTGAATTAAGTTTCGGTACAGTAGGGGATATCCATGCTGGCGAGCGGTTACCTTATGTACAGTTCGATAAGCAAGATAATTACGACTCTTTGAGAATGATTTCGTGGCAACTGCACGTCTATGGCGAGCCGACAGCCGCGCTGCAACAGTGGTGCGAGTTCAATAATATTAACCTAATAACGTTCGTATGGCGTGATGAGTTTGCAACAGCGGGTCTCACAAAGGATGCGATATATTTATTGCGACCCGATAGCTATATTGCAGTGGTCTGTGCTAATGCTGATATATCGGTGCTTGATAATTATTTAGAGAGCAGG